A genomic region of Brevibacillus sp. JNUCC-41 contains the following coding sequences:
- a CDS encoding Na(+)/H(+) antiporter subunit F1: MLKIALLGVSLSMIGFLYRLIKGPSVPDRVIALDAMGINLIAIVALASIVMDTSAYLEAILLLGILSFIGTVAFAKFLEKGEIIEDDRNR, translated from the coding sequence ATGCTTAAAATCGCGTTGCTAGGTGTTTCGCTTTCCATGATTGGATTCTTATACCGTTTAATCAAAGGGCCTTCCGTACCGGATCGGGTCATCGCACTCGATGCAATGGGAATCAATCTTATCGCGATCGTTGCACTTGCCTCCATTGTCATGGATACAAGCGCATATCTGGAAGCCATTCTACTGCTCGGGATCCTATCATTCATCGGAACGGTCGCTTTCGCCAAATTCCTTGAGAAAGGGGAGATAATCGAAGATGACCGCAATCGTTGA
- the mnhG gene encoding monovalent cation/H(+) antiporter subunit G: MTAIVEILSALFLLMGVFLFLVSAFGIIRLPDVYTRNHAASKSSTLGIMFILIGTLLYFYYEHGHFDFRVVLAIIFIFMTSPVAGHLIMRSAYHTGIKMWDRSIQDDLKKTR; this comes from the coding sequence ATGACCGCAATCGTTGAAATCCTATCGGCCCTATTCCTATTGATGGGAGTCTTTCTCTTTTTAGTCTCGGCTTTCGGCATCATCCGGCTGCCCGACGTCTATACCAGAAATCACGCTGCCTCAAAGAGCTCGACACTTGGAATCATGTTCATCCTGATCGGCACCTTGTTATATTTTTACTATGAACATGGCCATTTCGATTTCCGGGTCGTGCTAGCAATCATCTTTATCTTCATGACCAGTCCTGTTGCCGGACATTTAATCATGCGCTCGGCTTATCATACTGGCATAAAAATGTGGGATCGGAGTATCCAGGATGATTTAAAGAAAACCCGGTGA
- a CDS encoding MOSC domain-containing protein — MLVGHIQEITRHPVKSFTGEQVQKTRVMDYGLYGDRSHAFKGKNGKFLTITQVPEMVRYQAAFSGEETVDQYPEIKVKTPTGQVLTWGEEAFQEEMERLLKQEAAPVVYHPAHIPLGAIEEENILLVSDASIGELTKLWGKELDGRRFRQNLVLSLVNKTPFLEEQWFGKRILIGNEVELEIKRHCERCMIITVDPSDSHRDPSLLKTVVKERNNHFGVYASVIKTGEIRVGDQVFLKD, encoded by the coding sequence ATGCTGGTTGGTCATATACAAGAAATCACCCGTCATCCTGTAAAATCATTTACTGGTGAACAGGTACAGAAAACAAGGGTGATGGATTATGGATTATATGGAGATCGCAGCCATGCCTTTAAAGGCAAAAATGGGAAATTCCTGACGATAACCCAAGTCCCGGAAATGGTCCGTTATCAAGCTGCTTTTTCTGGTGAGGAAACCGTTGACCAATATCCGGAAATCAAGGTGAAGACCCCAACAGGACAGGTGCTGACATGGGGAGAGGAAGCCTTTCAGGAGGAAATGGAGCGGTTGTTGAAACAAGAGGCAGCACCAGTTGTTTATCATCCTGCACATATTCCGTTAGGTGCGATTGAAGAAGAAAACATCCTGCTTGTCAGTGATGCCTCGATTGGCGAATTGACAAAGCTTTGGGGAAAAGAACTGGATGGCAGGAGATTCAGGCAAAATTTGGTGCTATCTTTAGTGAACAAAACGCCCTTTTTAGAAGAGCAATGGTTCGGAAAAAGGATTCTAATCGGAAATGAAGTGGAATTGGAGATCAAAAGGCATTGTGAGCGTTGTATGATCATAACGGTCGATCCAAGCGATTCCCATAGAGATCCAAGTCTCCTGAAAACTGTCGTCAAGGAAAGGAACAATCATTTTGGCGTATATGCCTCAGTCATCAAAACAGGTGAAATCAGAGTGGGCGACCAAGTATTTTTAAAGGATTGA